One Hippoglossus hippoglossus isolate fHipHip1 chromosome 13, fHipHip1.pri, whole genome shotgun sequence genomic window carries:
- the cep295 gene encoding centrosomal protein of 295 kDa isoform X3: protein MKRKLVKLRPSPNEEARIIREEHERRRKLRIQQVREQQRHIAQQIRQAVEQRRQRELELLGEQLRRDWERQQQEKLHALQRLYQDSLQLLGQGHRSAKENEPDLAAIAQREEENHAKADQRYREALKELKSQRLKEHERQSQLVSSRRKALQTEKERSAKVVRLPPPPPNPVQNIDYKKPHVVKKSDVSAFAATHYNMPESTVDREEDTQQMNAHEEAELEVRRQQELQREETRRREEQLEKARLRGRQALKREQLVQDRERLLVELEHMQQTDLLRRRQQVSQMPPQIFQPLYKRQETRDDFQREIEFAFEDMYTGERRVKGDLVVQLAPEPLPALSTGSQDQELDVTLDEITTPEQEAESNEQETSAQVGPSKPAPRRALKKLLDRIRGQRNQWSEHSSRVSPADSPTVMTDQIPERDTTIETGSLTSEEKNQPAPIELLQPVLSPPDKTSTIVSSLETSEPSPAANTRLPDELANRIQDFGEERKKREEELEREKQQQVVLLQELEKQKVKLEQMLLEAQQEREHLKAAAGTQEVDLNQSDVTDQDQEVASVPTGPATELEPPAGEDDHHRRIREYQQRLLEQNRVHQKSVEVARQRLEEYQRALRIRYSMTSPLLLSAVVPPGHPPLHSTQPLHLPTPRPLTTTPAVPSFIHNKPLTSIEVPTRESDILASPPRLPGSSLSSGSKLLPEEVESRSNRSRNQRPDVSSWLTDNIMERVTEHLPQRVRPSSLTTEPPPHKLFTTRPSTNIPLQRSSDPIQATSPSIWDDAPLVPAPAEVQPGILLSSRRDDKGRQRRELQEFQRRVQEQREAVDLQQEEERRRGELQEVQRREVELQEFQRREVELQEFQRREVELQEFRRRVQERREAVDLQQEEEQRRGELQEVQRHMQEQRREVELQEFQRHVQQQREAVELQQEEERQRGELQEVQRRMQEQREAVELQQEEERRRREDEMEQMRRQKETLKALIQTDAQPVPDAPSEELVSENTGQTRLRLLAFLLRAIEESNEGTLSRLQDPDNREASPHLPPCGSDPIAQTSVPAPASVLLPELLPPPVRAAKPPVTRIRLGIMEATEQHELSAIQEVETSVNNGKITGPEKNLNVPSHAVNWDPQEESDLSVSSDRTLDTPSVSSSGKRTVDSSSSFGTNSETSQHHIWRERLLTGAVTSSESDSVLRMISPPSSDSGRGADFSGPAATSHRSFTESPLRPPDPDCLSSTSISTGSYITTDPEQNVNTDKSSPVALCEEHGADVLDVSSPTGQFSFIKDTSAARRHGAAVQTLFNDGSIQRIIDRYTRELDFSLSSAGRATDSEASYVDEPGSLVGASETRAEGEGRQTRPSGTRTQRDLDRDFTVHPIQDHFPGDTSSQAEDSFRPLIGQLAEQSSCLAADQRDSAMERLVGQPSAHSSMIGQLPVSVGQGGWDSTVSRMIGRLSHRSSSNGQSGWQDASQLMGPMVAEQSTTWLDEVQEESQMRPLVGEPDTDQHSGVSGERTHMDPSVPAEASVPSHPVSPPEASSHRATVPAASPHPQDQMPQNQTSPMDLDPERTDVFLGSDSFHPLLAEVTHNDTADPSMTFHLLAHKGPSSPELTSEERSVSSRPEGSDTRSDSSVESDPSPERLRSENPASHELLQDQTQESALVLEDTTSADVELTALSLSNLTMRDEAPAADTSQPAGGAAGGSCSAERFRDSVQFSDVCEEMTSEPGSNLRKDIPLFHKIMEAACEKGILEQSEITLVSVTDEDTTITEEEEVCEENNPDEEGQNSEETEGEESTLLPEDGAQTHPVMVLDAHWDLSRRLQDVNEQKRRALIQRSSRRVEGIKAKVALNKNRAESEAREEESELRLQTDESKDGESETSAFIQERKGQPPPPASASVLKEVKIYGPEQRKRDVSEMYQRTQRLFHQLEEVKQQKTIRSRQEASAQNRLKAKEFHKKTLEKLRAKQTQQ, encoded by the exons atgaagaggaaactgGTGAAACTGAGACCGAGCCCCAACGAGGAGGCTCGGATCATAAGAGAAGAACACGAGAGGAGGCGGAAGCTGCGGATACAGCAG GTGCGGGAGCAGCAGCGACACATCGCTCAGCAGATCCGACAGGCGGTGGAGCAGAGGCGGCAGcgggagctggagctgctgggggAGCAGCTGCGGCGGGACTgggagcggcagcagcaggagaagctcCACGCGCTGCAGAGGCTGTACCAGGACAGTCTCCAGCTGCTGGGACAGGGACACAGGAGCGCGAAGGAAAAT GAACCCGACTTGGCAGCCATTgctcagagggaggaggaaaatcACGCCAAAGCAGATCAGCGTTATCGAGAAGCCCTGAAGGAGCTGAAATCACAGAGACTCAAAGAACATGAGAGACAAAGCCA ACTCGTCAGTTCCAGGAGGAAGGCACTGCAGACAGAAAAGGAGAGATCAGCAAAGGTGGTCCGGCTCCCACCGCCTCCCCCCAACCCCGTTCAG AACATCGATTATAAGAAGCCACACGTGGTGAAGAAATCTGATGTGAGCGCCTTCGCTGCCACACATTACAACATGCCAGAGAGCACagtggacagagaggaagacacaCAGCAG ATGAATGCTCATGAGGAAGCTGAGCTGgaggtgaggagacagcaggagctgcagagggaggaaacgaggaggagagaggagcagcttgAGAAGGCTCGTCTCAGGGGGAGGCAGGCCCTGAAGAGGGAACAGCTCGTACAG GATCGTGAGCGCTTGCTTGTTGAACTGGAGCACATGCAGCAGACCGAcctgctgaggaggagacagcaggTGTCACAGATGCCTCCTCAGATCTTCCAGCCTCTCTACAAGAGACAGGAGACGAGGGACGACTTCCAGAGGGAGATTGAGTTTGCCTTTGAGGACATGTACACAGGAGAGAGGA gggtcaaaggtgacCTGGTGGTCCAGCTGGCTCCGGAGCCCCTCCCAGCTCTGTCCACAGGCAGCCAGGACCAAGAGCTGGACGTCACTCTGGATGAAATCACCACACCGGAGCAAGAGGCTGAGAGCAATGAGCAGGAAACATCCGCTCAAG TGGGACCGTCCAAACCTGCTCCTCGGCGGGCGTTGAAGAAACTCCTGGATCGTatcagaggtcagaggaacCAGTGGAGTGAACACAGCAGTCGTGTGTCTCCAGCTGATTCACCGACTGTCATGACGGATCAGATCCCGGAGCGCGACACCACCATCGAGACCGGCTCCCTGACCAGCGAGGAGAAGAACCAGCCAGCTCCCATCGAGCTCCTGCAGCCGGTTCTCTCACCACCAGATAAAACATCCACGATCGTCAGCT CACTGGAGACGTCAGAGCCGTCACCTGCAGCAAATACTCGACTTCCTGATGAACTCGCAAACAGAATCCAAGACTTTGGAGAAGAACGAAAGAAAAGG gaggaggagcttgagagggagaagcagcagcaggtggtttTGCTGCAGGAGCTTGAAAAGCAGAAGGTCAAACTGGAGCAGATGCTGCTGGAGGCTCAGCAGGAGAGGGAACATCTGAAAGCTGCTGCTGGGACGCAGGAAGTGGATTTGAACCAATCAGACGTAACTGACCAGGATCAGGAAGTGGCCTCAGTCCCCACTGGTCCAGCAACTGAG CTGGAGCCCCCTGCAGGTGAAGATGACCACCACCGGAGGATCAGAGAATATCAACAACGGCTGCTGGAACAAAACAG agtTCACCAGAAGTCCGTGGAAGTGGCTCGCCAGCGTCTGGAGGAATACCAGCGAGCTCTGCGAATTCGTTACAGCATGACCTCCCCATTGTTGCTGTCCGCTGTCGTACCTCCAGGTCACCCACCGCTGCACAGCACTCAGCCGCTGCATCTTCCAACCCCTCGACCTCTAACTACAACTCCTGCAGTCCCATCATTCATCCATAATAAACCACTAACCTCAATAGAAGTTCCCACTAGAGAGTCTGACATTCTGGCTTCACCTCCACGTCTTCCTGGCTCCAGTTTGAGCTCTGGTTCCAAGCTGCTGCCTGAGGAAGTGGAATCTCGCTCAAATCGTTCAAGGAACCAAAGACCAGATGTGAGCTCCTGGCTCACCGACAACATAATGGAGAGAGTAACCGAGCACCTTCCACAGAGGGTGAGACCCTCCTCGCTCACCACAGAGCCTCCGCCTCACAAACTGTTCACAACACGTCCCTCAACCAACATCCCACTCCAGCGATCCTCTGATCCCATCCAGGCCACCAGCCCGAGCATCTGGGATGATGCACCTCTGGTTCCCGCCCCTGCAGAGGTTCAGCCCGGGATCCTGTTGAGCTCCAGAAGGGACGACAAGGGGAGGCAGAGGCGAGAGCTGCAGGAGTTCCAGAGGCGTgtgcaggagcagagggaggcagTAGACCTGCAGCAAGAAGAGGAGAGGCGGAGGggagagctgcaggaggtgcAGAGACGGGAAGTAGAGCTGCAGGAGTTCCAGAGACGGGAAGTAGAGTTGCAGGAG TTCCAGAGACGGGAAGTAGAGTTGCAGGAGTTCCGGAGACGCGTGCAGGAGCGGAGGGAGGCAGTAGACCTGCAgcaagaagaggagcagaggaggggagagctgcaggaggtgcAGAGACACATGCAGGAGCAGAGACGGGAAGTAGAGCTGCAGGAGTTCCAGAGACatgttcagcagcagagggaggcagTAGAGCTGCAGcaagaagaggagaggcagaggggagagctgcaggaggtgcAGAGACGAatgcaggagcagagggaggcggTAGAGCTGCAGCAAGAAGAGGAGAGGCGGAGGCGGGAAGATGAGATGGAGCAGATGAGGCGGCAGAAGGAGACGTTAAAGGCTTTGATTCAAACTGATGCACAA CCAGTTCCAGACGCTCCCAGTGAAGAGCTGGTTTCAGAGAACACGGGTCAGACTCGCCTCAGATTACTTGCGTTCCTGCTGAGAGCGATCGAGGAGTCTAACGAAGGAACGTTATCACGCCTCCAAGACCCTGACAACAGGGAGGCTTCCCCTCACCTACCACCGTGTGGCAGTG atcCCATCGCTCAGACCAGTGTTCCTGCTCCAGCGTCCGTCCTCCTGCCAGaactcctcccccctcctgtcCGAGCAGCGAAGCCCCCAGTGACCCGCATCCGACTGGGAATCATGGAGGCGACTGAGCAACACGAGCTCAGTGCGATTCAAGAGGTGGAGACGTCCGTCAATAACGGCAAAATCACAG GCCCAGAGAAGAACCTGAACGTACCATCACATGCTGTAAACTGGGATCCGCAGGAGGAATCAGATTTGTCCGTCTCATCTGACAGAACTCTGGACACGCCCTCTGTGTCCAGCAGCGGGAAACGGACGGTTGACAGCTCGAGCAGCTTCGGGACAAACTCGGAGACGTCCCAGCATCACatctggagagagagactgctgACGGGAGCAGTAACATCTTCAGAGTCTG ATTCAGTCCTGAGAATGATCTCGCCTCCTTCGTCTGACTCTGGGAGAGGAGCCGACTTCTCTGGTCCGGCAGCCACAAGCCACAGATCCTTCACCGAG tctccCCTCAGGCCTCCTGATCCTGACTGCCTCTCCTCCACCAGCATCTCCACCGGCAGCTACATCACCACCGATCCTGAGCAAAACGTAAACACTG acAAATCCTCACCTGTCGCACTCTGTGAGGAACATGGAGCTGATGTTCTCGACGTCTCCTCTCCGACCGGTCAATTCTCCTTCATTAAGGACACGTCAGCTGCACGTCGTCATGGTGCCGCTGTTCAAACTCTGTTTAACGACGGCAGCATTCAGCGCATTATCGACCGATACACGAGGGAGCTCGACTTCTCCCTCAGCTCCGCTGGGAGAGCGACAG ACAGTGAAGCCTCGTATGTGGACGAGCCCGGATCTCTGGTTGGAGCCTCGGAGACGAGAGCAGAGGGCGAAGGTCGTCAGACTCGTCCCTCGGGGACTCGGACACAACGTGACCTG GATCGAGACTTCACTGTCCATCCAATCCAGGATCACTTCCCAGGTGACACCTCATCACAGGCTGAGGACTCGTTCAggcctctgattggccagctggcagAGCAGTCCTCCTGCCTCGCTGCGGACCAGAGGGACTCGGCCATGGAGCGACTGGTCGGTCAACCGTCGGCTCACTCGTCCATGATCGGTCAGCTTCCAGTGAGCGTGGGTCAAGGTGGATGGGATTCCACTGTGAGTCGGATGATTGGTCGACTCTCCCATCGGTCCAGCTCTAATGGTCAGAGCGGCTGGCAGGACGCGAGTCAGCTGATGGGGCCGATGGTGGCGGAGCAGTCGACCACGTGGTTGGATGAAGTTCAGGAGGAAAGCCAGATGAGGCCGCTGGTTGGGGAGCCGGATACCGATCAGCACAGTGGAGTGTCAG GTGAACGGACCCACATGGATCCCAGTGTCCCAGCGGAGGCCAGTGTCCCGTCACACCCAGTGTCTCCTCCTGAAGCGTCGTCACACCGTGCCACTGTCCCGGCTGCGAGTCCACATCCACAGGACCAGATGCCACAGAACCAAACCAGTCCAATGGACCTGGACCCCGAGAGGACAGACG tttttctagGCTCCGACTCTTTCCACCCGCTGCTGGCTGAGGTCACCCACAACGACACAGCCGACCCCTCCATGACCTTTCACCTGCTCGCACACAAAGGGCCGTCCTCACCTGAGCTGACCAGTGAGGAGCGCAGTGTTTCCTCCCGTCCTGAAGGGTCTGACACTCGCAGTGATTCCTCTGTCGAGTCCGACCCGTCGCCTGAACGCCTTCGCTCAGAGAATCCTGCCTCACACGAACTCCTCCAGGACCAAACCCAGGAATCTGCCCTCGTGCTGGAAGACACCACGAGTGCAGACGTGGAGCTGACGGCTCTGAGTCTGTCAAATTTAACCATGCGTGATGAAGCACCTGCTGCAGACACATCGCAGccagcaggaggcgctgcagGAGGGAGCTGCTCTGCTGAAAGGTTTCGGGATTCAGTTCAATTCAGTGACGTTTGTGAAGAAATGACTTCTGAGCCGGGCTCCAACCTGAGGAAGGATATTCCCCTCTTCCATAAGATCATG GAAGCGGCCTGTGAGAAGGGGATCCTGGAGCAGTCGGAGATAACACTGGTGAGTGTGACAGACGAAGACACGACCAtcactgaggaagaggaggtttgTGAAGAGAACAATCCAGATGAGGAAGGACAGAACAGCGAAGAGACAGAG GGGGAAGAATCCACATTGTTACCGGAGGACGGAGCTCAAACTCATCCAG TGATGGTCCTGGACGCTCACTGGGATCTGAGCAGACGCCTGCAGGACGTGAACGAGCAGAAGCGCAGAGCTCTGATCCAGAGATCCTCTCGCAGGGTGGAAGGCATCAAGGCCAAAGTGGCTCTGAACAAGAATCGAGCTGAatctgaagccagagaagaggAATCCGAACTTCGACTTCAAACTGACGAGTCAAAGGACGGAGAGAGTGAAAcgtctgctttcatccaggaGAGAAAGGGTCAGCCTCCACCTCCAG CGAGCGCCTCCGTGCTGAAAGAGGTGAAGATCTACGGCCCAGAGCAAAGGAAGCGGGACGTTAGTGAGATGTACCAGAGAACTCAGAG ACTGTTCcatcagctggaggaggtgaagcagcagaaaaccaTCCGGAGCCGACAGGAAGCTTCCGCACAAAACCGACTGAAGGCCAAAGAATTccacaag AAAACTTTAGAGAAGCTTCGAGCCAAGCAGACGCAGCAGTGA